The DNA region CCCGCCGCTGGGCCTCGCGAATCACTGGGGCTACAACCCGGTCGCCATGATGGCGCTCGATCCGGGCCTGTGTCCCGGCGGGGTGGTGGAGTTGCGCGAGACTGTCGCGTCGCTGCACCAAGCCGGGATCGGCGTGATCCTCGACCTCGTGTTCAACCATTCGGGCGAGAGCGACATTCACGGCGGCACGCTGTCCCTGCGCGGGCTGGACCCCGCCGCCTATGCCCGCAGCGCGAATGGCACGCTGATCAATGACACTGGCTGCGGCAATACGCTCGACTTTGCGAACCCGGCGGTGCGGCGGTTGATGATCGACACGCTCGACCACTTCGTGCGCCATTGCGGGATCGACGGCTTCCGCTTCGACCTCGCCCCCGTGATCGCCCGCGGGCCGGGGTTCGACCCCCACGCCCCGATCTTCGCCGAACTCGCAGCCCACCCGCGCCTCGCCGACCGCGTGATGATCGCCGAGCCGTGGGATATCGGCCCCGGCGGCTACCAGCTCGGGCGCTTCCCGGCCAACTGGCTCGAATGGAACGATACCTTCCGCGACGATGTCCGCCGCTTCTGGCGCGGGACCGGGGGCGTGGGAGCGCTTGCTACCCGGAACGCAGGCTCGTCCGATCTGTTCGGTGCCGACTGCCGCAGCATCAACTTCCTCGCCGCGCATGACGGCTTCACGCTCGCCGACACGGTCGCCTACGAACACCGCCACAACCACGCCAATGGCGAGGACAACCGCGATGGGCACGGCGAGAACCACTCGTGGAATGGCGGCATCGAGGGGCCGACGGACGACTCGCAAGTGCTCGCCCGCCGCGCTGCCGATGTGCGCGCTCTGTTGGGAACGCTGTTCGCCTCGACCGGCACGATCATGCTCACCGCCGGGGACGAGTTCGGCCGCACCCAGCACGGCAACAACAACGCCTATTGTCAGGATATGCCGGTGGTGTGGGAGGGGCGCGACGTTGCGCTTGAGGATCATGTCGCCGCGCTAGCCGCCCAGCGGGGGAGGCACCTCGCCTCCTTCATCACATTTGCCGAGGGCGGCGCGTGGCTGTCACCTCAAGGCGAGCCGATGACGCCCGCGCTATGGGACGATCCGGCGACTGATGGCTTCACCTATGAGCGTTGGCACGGCGAAGACCCCGCCACGCTGCGGATCAGCCGCAGCAGGCGCGAGGCGCACTGGTCGCGCTGAAGCAGGCCCGCATCAGTGCGATTACGCCTCCAGCTCGACGTCCCAATATAGCCAGTCGCGCCAGGTTTCGTGGAGGAAATTGGGCGGGAACAGCTTGCCATGCTGCTGCAATTGCCAGCTGGTCGGGCGAATCGGCGTCTGGTGGACAGGCATCGCAGCCTGTTTGGGGGTGCGCCCGCCCTTCTTCATATTGCACGGTGCACAGGCGGTGATGATGTTCTCCCACGTCGTCCTTCCCCCGAGTCGGCGCGGGGTCACGTGGTCGAAGGTCAGATGCTCGGTGCTGCCGCAATACTGGCACTGGAAGCGGTCGCGCAGGAACACGTTGAAGCGGGTGAAGGCCGGAAATTCCGAGTGCTTCACATATTGCCTGAGCGCGATGACGCTCGGGATTTTCATGTCGAAGTTGGGCGAGTGCACCTCGCGGTCGTAGCTCGCGACAATGTCCACCCGGTCGAGGAACACCGCTTTGATCGCGGTCTGCCACGGCCACAGGCTCAGCGGGTAATAGGACAAGGGGGTGTAATCGGCGTTGAGCACCAGCGCCGGGCACGCGGACAGGTTGCGCGTCGGGTCTTCATCAACCCCGCGGAACCGGGCAACTCTTTCGATCAGTTCGGCATTGAACACGATTTGCGTTCCTCCCTGATTGACGTGCATCCTGACGTGGCACGGCAAAGAGTCAAACCCGTTACAGGGTGGGTATCCACAGGGACGCGCTGTGGAGAGGCTGTGGCCAAGTGTGTGCATAGCGCAAGAATATGTCCTGTGGCATGGGGCGGCGATGCTCGAGTGTGTGCCGCCCGTGACCCGTTTCGCGCCCAGCCCCAACGGGCGGCTGCATCTCGGTCATGCCCTGAGCGCCATCATCGCGCATGATCTGGCACGGGAAAACGGCGGGCGGTTTCTGCTGCGAATCGAGGACATCGACGGCCCCCGCTCCCGCCCGGAACTGGCCGATGAATTCCGCCGCGATCTCGAATGGCTCGGGCTGGAGTGGGACGAAGTGCCCTCGCAATCGACGCG from uncultured Erythrobacter sp. includes:
- the glgX gene encoding glycogen debranching protein GlgX, producing MTQPLGVHIAGGVTCFSVAAPLAEAVDLCLFDGEAETRHPMTHAQGAWTLELPGDLTGTRYGYRAQGAYEPHRNLWFDPAKLLVDPYALEFDRRFIQHPRLAQFSEDTADIVPRAIVAGPLPEVPQAPPRFQRGGLIYELNVAGFTALHPDVPEAQRGTIAALAHPAVIAHLKKLHVSAVELMPIIAWIDERHLPPLGLANHWGYNPVAMMALDPGLCPGGVVELRETVASLHQAGIGVILDLVFNHSGESDIHGGTLSLRGLDPAAYARSANGTLINDTGCGNTLDFANPAVRRLMIDTLDHFVRHCGIDGFRFDLAPVIARGPGFDPHAPIFAELAAHPRLADRVMIAEPWDIGPGGYQLGRFPANWLEWNDTFRDDVRRFWRGTGGVGALATRNAGSSDLFGADCRSINFLAAHDGFTLADTVAYEHRHNHANGEDNRDGHGENHSWNGGIEGPTDDSQVLARRAADVRALLGTLFASTGTIMLTAGDEFGRTQHGNNNAYCQDMPVVWEGRDVALEDHVAALAAQRGRHLASFITFAEGGAWLSPQGEPMTPALWDDPATDGFTYERWHGEDPATLRISRSRREAHWSR
- a CDS encoding HNH endonuclease, whose translation is MFNAELIERVARFRGVDEDPTRNLSACPALVLNADYTPLSYYPLSLWPWQTAIKAVFLDRVDIVASYDREVHSPNFDMKIPSVIALRQYVKHSEFPAFTRFNVFLRDRFQCQYCGSTEHLTFDHVTPRRLGGRTTWENIITACAPCNMKKGGRTPKQAAMPVHQTPIRPTSWQLQQHGKLFPPNFLHETWRDWLYWDVELEA